Proteins encoded within one genomic window of Fusarium musae strain F31 chromosome 4, whole genome shotgun sequence:
- a CDS encoding hypothetical protein (EggNog:ENOG41), which produces MRIAIREQLAALVLLAVLISLAVVSIPTWIYVNRFVVDIEREGLQLTASLKASRISAELGLIETIAMTISSRILVQTAFTNFYNTGDRNWEDAREDLESALAVSTSSGLLQVRLYSRNDTGASNGGLLNVTSLSAPEIILPYGSSTGSEIRLGDTDEGYPPTLFPNLTYINLDRPSSQRNNTTAFAAQAFPDVRIARDGGLLLGPLVLNESAALLSVTIPVRDNNDTFILGYMTVVTLAESLTAVQDSREGLGKTGTVLLIGPTDRSNRFNKTQPASNATYTPNRDEFGNVMVKFVLPPKNPEGQKDRHNVHQFVSETGNRAFPVKYYPAAFDSFTKHYDTVNNASALLNTHNEQDARVAVGFARTQTPLANWTVIVEKARSEAYKPINTLRNILLGTVFGTVGLIALLVIPCAHLSVLPIRKLKAATEKSINPPGYEDSFIDSDSEFGEEIPSSGGISRRSKKRGPIAKFIRKMQGKSNGPSSNRDIARRMFKIPAKVDDRKHFVTDELTELTRTFNDMSDELVKQYLSLEVKVAERTRELEESKKAAEAANESKTLFIANISHELKTPLNGILGMCAVCMEENDIVRIKQSLKTLYKSGDLLLHLLEDLLSFSKNQIGQQLNLELREFRLADIRSQILTIFDKQVREGKINFSVEFISSDNIDISTSPDRTNGETRLPALGPYGTGRLKDMCLWGDQHRILQVIINLVSNSLKFTPHNGSVSVRIKCLGEAETVVENESRTSSLSKNSRNNSRTGRPRQRGSASSANSGGSGNRNSIPKFKGTGTALSINPMDPKATPHVLVRERSPTPPPPGAKSYVFEFEVQDTGPGIPEHMQQKVFEPFVQGDLGLSKKFGGTGLGLSICHQLAGLMGGSISLRSTVGVGTIFTMQIPLKYVKDRTSSTASSSVKSRPASVDASDIEPQRVAPGAPKPAAETKSAGALNPQPRLVGLSQPYFAADPPSIKSAEQKMAEIDRAIASKGGQGRLRVLVADDNSTNIEVVSRMLKLEDVYDVTIAKDGQEAYDLVKATMEKNQAFDVIFMDVQMPNLDGLQSTRLIREMGYTSPIVALTAFSEESNVKECIDSGMDEFLAKPIRRPALKQVLKKFATIPEEPEDEKRSSSLKPKARTNGNAIQPHKEGENGAPREKHG; this is translated from the exons ATGAGGATCGCCATTCGTGAGCAGCTTGCAGCCCTCGTTCTTCTTGCCGTTCTCATCTCCCTCGCCGTTGTCTCCATTCCAACATGGATCTATGTCAATCGCTTTGTAGTCGACATCGAGCGCGAGGGTCTGCAGCTCACAGCTTCCCTCAAAGCATCCCGGATCTCTGCAGAGCTCGGCCTAATTGAGACCATTGCCATGACCATTTCTTCTCGAATTCTCGTTCAAACAGCATTCACAAATTTCTACAATACTGGTGACCGAAACTGGGAAGATGCCCgcgaagatcttgagagcgCACTTGCTGTCAGCACCAGTTCTGGTCTGTTGCAAGTAAGGCTATATTCGAGGAATGACACGGGCGCTTCCAATGGCGGTTTACTCAACGTGACCTCCCTTTCTGCACCCGAGATCATTCTGCCCTACGGCAGTTCAACTGGCTCCGAGATACGACTCGGCGATACTGATGAGGGCTACCCACCAACTCTTTTCCCTAATCTCACATATATCAATCTTGATCGGCCAAGTTCTCAGCGCAATAACACAACAGCTTTTGCAGCGCAAGCATTCCCAGATGTTAGGATTGCCCGCGATGGTGGCTTATTGCTGGGGCCACTAGTTCTCAATGAGAGTGCCGCTCTCCTTTCCGTAACAATTCCTGTTCGGGACAACAACGATACCTTTATCCTTGGCTACATGACTGTGGTTACGCTTGCCGAGTCACTCACCGCCGTTCAGGATTCTCGTGAAGGATTGGGAAAGACGGGTACCGTCCTACTCATTGGCCCTACTGATCGGTCAAATCGTTTTAACAAAACTCAGCCCGCCAGCAATGCGACATACACTCCCAACCGTGACGAATTTGGTAATGTGATGGTCAAATTTGTCCTTCCTCCTAAGAATCCGGAAGGACAAAAGGATCGTCATAATGTTCATCAGTTTGTCAGCGAGACTGGTAATAGAGCATTTCCTGTCAAGTATTACCCAGCAGCGTTCGATTCGTTCACAAAACATTATGATACTGTCAATAACGCCAGCGCTCTCCTCAACACACACAACGAACAAGACGCCCGTGTCGCAGTTGGATTTGCTCGAACGCAAACTCCTCTGGCAAACTGGACTGTTATCGTCGAGAAAGCCAGATCAGAAGCTTATAAGCCGATCAACACTTTGCGGAACATCCTGCTTGGCACCGTGTTCGGTACTGTCGGCTTGATAGCCTTGCTGGTCATTCCATGTGCTCACCTTAGCGTGTTGCCCATTCGAAAACTCAAAGCGGCCACAGAAAAGTCAATCAATCCCCCAGGATATGAAGACTCATTTATCGATTCGGATTCCGAGTTCGGAGAGGAGATTCCAAGTTCTGGAGGGATATCACGACGATCCAAAAAACGAGGGCCAATAGCGAAATTCATTCGAAAAATGCAAGGAAAGTCGAATGGACCGAGTTCAAATCGAGATATTGCCCGCCGAATGTTCAAAATCCCTGCAAAGGTTGATGACCGGAAGCACTTTGTTACGGATGAGCTAACTGAGCTGACACGAACCTTCAACGATATGAGTGACGAACTGGTAAAACAATATCTTTCCCTTGAGGTCAAGGTGGCAGAACGAACAAgggagttggaggagagcAAGAAGGCAGCGGAGGCGGCTAATGAGAGCAAGACGCTTTTCATTGCCAACATTTCCCACGAACTGAAGACGCCCCTGAACGGCATCCTTGGCATGTGTGCCGTATGCATGGAAGAGAACGACATCGTTAGGATTAAGCAATCCCTAAAGACACTCTACAAATCCGGCGACTTGCTGCTTCATCTCTTGGAGGacttgttgagcttctccaagaaccAGATTGGCCAGCAGCTCAACCTTGAACTGAGGGAATTCCGACTGGCCGACATCAGATCACAGATTTTGACCATTTTCGACAAGCAGGTTCGAGAAGGAAAGATCAACTTCTCGGTAGAGTTTATCAGCTCCGACAATATCGACATTAGCACAAGTCCAGACAGAACAAATGGGGAGACAAGATTACCAGCACTTGGCCCCTATGGAACTGGAAGACTGAAAGACATGTGTCTATGGGGCGATCAACACCGAATACTTCAGGTCATCATAAATTTGGTGAGCAACAGTTTGAAGTTTACGCCTCACAATGGCAGCGTCTCAGTCCGCATCAAGTGTCTCGGAGAAGCAGAAAccgttgttgagaatgaAAGCCGTACATCATCGCTATCGAAGAACTCGCGGAACAACTCACGAACTGGGCGTCCTCGACAACGTGGAAGCGCCAGCTCAGCAAACTCAGGAGGCTCAGGAAACCGAAACTCGATCCCGAAGTTCAAGGGCACGGGAACTGCCTTGTCCATCAACCCTATGGACCCAAAGGCAACCCCTCATGTCCTGGTTCGAGAGCGATCCCCTACGCCCCCTCCACCAGGTGCGAAGTCGTATGTGTTCGAATTTGAAGTACAGGACACTGGCCCCGGCATACCTGAACATATGCAGCAAAAGGTTTTTGAGCCCTTTGTCCAAGGAGATCTGGGTCTGAGCAAGAAATTTGGTGGTACTGGATTGGGATTGAGTATCTGCCACCAGCTAGCAGGCCTCATGGGTGGTTCTATCAGCCTGCGTAGCACTGTGGGCGTCGGCACAATCTTCACTATGCAGATTCCGCTAAAATACGTGAAGGATCG AACTTCCAGCACTGCATCGAGCAGTGTGAAATCCCGCCCAGCAAGCGTAGATGCTAGCGACATAGAGCCACAGCGCGTTGCTCCTGGTGCCCCGAAACCTGCAGCTGAAACCAAGTCAGCCGGTGCCCTCAACCCACAACCTCGACTGGTCGGGCTAAGCCAGCCATACTTCGCTGCTGACCCTCCATCTATCAAGAGTGCAGAACAGAAGATGGCTGAGATTGATCGGGCCATTGCCAGTAAGGGTGGCCAAGGCAGGCTACGCGTTCTGGTAGCCGATGATAACTCAACCAACATCGAAGTTGTCAGCCGCATGCTGAAACTCGAGGACGTCTACGATGTGACTATTGCGAAGGATGGCCAAGAGGCCTACGATCTGGTGAAAGCAACAATGGAGAAGAACCAAGCGTTTGACGTGATCTTCATGGACGTCCAAATGCCCAACCTTGATGGGCTGCAAAGCACTCGGCTTATCCGTGAGATGGGCTACACATCCCCCATCGTTGCTTTGACAGCCTTCTCAGAGGAGAGTAATGTGAAAGAATGCATTGACTCGGGTATGGACGAGTTTCTTGCCAAACCTATCAGACGGCCGGCCCTTAAACAAGTGCTGAAGAAGTTTGCAACAATCCCGGAGGAGCCGGAAGACGAAAAGCGCTCTTCTTCGCTGAAACCGAAAGCTAGAACGAATGGCAATGCCATTCAGCCACACAAGGAGGGCGAGAACGGTGCACCTCGAGAGAAACATGGATGA